One window of Triticum dicoccoides isolate Atlit2015 ecotype Zavitan chromosome 5A, WEW_v2.0, whole genome shotgun sequence genomic DNA carries:
- the LOC119302396 gene encoding B3 domain-containing protein Os11g0156000-like isoform X2 encodes MAMHPLSQGHPQAWPWGVAMYTNLHYHHQYEREHLFEKPLTPSDVGKLNRLVIPKQHAERYFPLNGGDSPGEKDLLLSFEDEAGKPWRFRYSYWTSSQSYVLTKGWSRYVKEKQLDAGDIVHFERVRGLGTGDRLFIGCRRRGESAPPPPVRVPPPALNAGEQQPWSPMCYSTSGSYPTSPANSYAYRRSVEQDHSDMLHAGESQREADAKSSTASAAPSRRLRLFGVNLDCGPEPEAEAITPTYGYTHQSPYAAVATVPSYCS; translated from the exons ATGGCCATGCACCCTCTCTCTCAGGGGCACCCACAGGCCTGGCCATGGGGGGTAGCCATGTACACGAACCTACACTACCACCACCAGTACGAGAGGGAGCACCTGTTCGAGAAACCCTTGACGCCCAGTGATGTGGGCAAGCTCAACAGGCTGGTGATTCCCAAGCAGCACGCGGAGAGGTACTTCCCCCTGAACGGCGGCGACTCCCCCGGCGAGAAGGACCTGCTCCTGTCTTTCGAGGATGAGGCCGGCAAGCCGTGGCGGTTCCGGTACTCGTACTGGACGAGCAGCCAGAGCTACGTGCTCACCAAGGGCTGGAGCAGGTACGTCAAGGAGAAGCAGCTCGACGCCGGAGACATCGTGCACTTCGAGAGGGTGCGCGGCCTTGGCACAGGCGACCGGCTCTTCATCGGCTGCAGGCGTCGTGGCGAGAGCGCGCCGCCACCACCTGTACGTGTACCTCCGCCCGCTCTGAACGCCGGGGAGCAACAGCCTTGGAGCCCGATGTGTTACAGCACGTCAGGATCATACCCTACCAGCCCTGCCAATTCCTACGCCTATCGCCGCTCGGTGGAGCAAGATCACAGCGACATGCTGCATGCAG GCGAGTCGCAGAGAGAGGCAGACGCCAAGAGCAGCACGGCATCGGCGGCGCCGTCGAGACGTCTCCGGCTGTTCGGCGTCAACCTCGACTGCGGTCCGGAGCCAGAGGCAGAGGCAATAACGCCAACGTACGGCTACACCCACCAGAGCCCCTACGCTGCAGTGGCCACGGTGCCAAGTTACTG TTCATAA
- the LOC119302396 gene encoding B3 domain-containing protein Os11g0156000-like isoform X1 — MAMHPLSQGHPQAWPWGVAMYTNLHYHHQYEREHLFEKPLTPSDVGKLNRLVIPKQHAERYFPLNGGDSPGEKDLLLSFEDEAGKPWRFRYSYWTSSQSYVLTKGWSRYVKEKQLDAGDIVHFERVRGLGTGDRLFIGCRRRGESAPPPPVRVPPPALNAGEQQPWSPMCYSTSGSYPTSPANSYAYRRSVEQDHSDMLHAGESQREADAKSSTASAAPSRRLRLFGVNLDCGPEPEAEAITPTYGYTHQSPYAAVATVPSYWGSS; from the exons ATGGCCATGCACCCTCTCTCTCAGGGGCACCCACAGGCCTGGCCATGGGGGGTAGCCATGTACACGAACCTACACTACCACCACCAGTACGAGAGGGAGCACCTGTTCGAGAAACCCTTGACGCCCAGTGATGTGGGCAAGCTCAACAGGCTGGTGATTCCCAAGCAGCACGCGGAGAGGTACTTCCCCCTGAACGGCGGCGACTCCCCCGGCGAGAAGGACCTGCTCCTGTCTTTCGAGGATGAGGCCGGCAAGCCGTGGCGGTTCCGGTACTCGTACTGGACGAGCAGCCAGAGCTACGTGCTCACCAAGGGCTGGAGCAGGTACGTCAAGGAGAAGCAGCTCGACGCCGGAGACATCGTGCACTTCGAGAGGGTGCGCGGCCTTGGCACAGGCGACCGGCTCTTCATCGGCTGCAGGCGTCGTGGCGAGAGCGCGCCGCCACCACCTGTACGTGTACCTCCGCCCGCTCTGAACGCCGGGGAGCAACAGCCTTGGAGCCCGATGTGTTACAGCACGTCAGGATCATACCCTACCAGCCCTGCCAATTCCTACGCCTATCGCCGCTCGGTGGAGCAAGATCACAGCGACATGCTGCATGCAG GCGAGTCGCAGAGAGAGGCAGACGCCAAGAGCAGCACGGCATCGGCGGCGCCGTCGAGACGTCTCCGGCTGTTCGGCGTCAACCTCGACTGCGGTCCGGAGCCAGAGGCAGAGGCAATAACGCCAACGTACGGCTACACCCACCAGAGCCCCTACGCTGCAGTGGCCACGGTGCCAAGTTACTG GGGCAGTTCATAA